In Engraulis encrasicolus isolate BLACKSEA-1 chromosome 15, IST_EnEncr_1.0, whole genome shotgun sequence, the genomic window taagagttattttgcgatgtgtatacatggcactttcacttaaatgcgattaaacgtctggggaaaataaagcattgcgattggactgaggacgcacgtgctgagcgagccaaataaggcacgggggcgtggttcaatgccaccgagatgcaggtcatcttccccacgaaaatcgttgcctcaggcggactgaaatcacaacatttccccctttctccctggatcatttacaatgctacactagctaccctgttagcatagaaaaacgagtggtcaaatggtaatgtggagtaactttgttgtgcttcattacttcgtggggcacttttacatcaatatatggaagccacaacatttatagtcgcttagggactttaaattaagcaaaactttcatgtgaaaatcaacaggaagtgccgccatgtttttctcactggcaaagagcacggttggtttgcacgcatgagcgctcaggccaaaactgagcgactgccaccttgtggacacaagagggaatcacaggagggaatcacaattcagaaacgcatcacgggagggaaacacatcacgggagggcggacggacggacggagggacggacggacggacggacggacaccaaagcctcttatagagatgcgtgggacgcatctaaaaaaagaaagtaattatAAGTAAAAGAAATTATTTAGTGAGTGATTATAGATTATATCATTATTTTGGACAAGGATTTCTGGGCATGAGAGAGCTTTGTACTTGAGGCCCCAGGGGTCTGTCTCAAACAGCATGATAGTTCAAACATCACACATATGCTTCTCAACTGTGACATGCCTGAGCAGCTAAACCAAAGATTTTCGCAGCAGAGTAAGATgtttcaaactccgcccacctaATGCCAAGGAGTGGGTTCAAGTTCCGTCTCCTAagagggcgttgtcccctccttcttctttgtAAGGCATTTGGTcatggcttgcataagatgtgtgctaccgccatctacagtgccaagcaaacaccatttattctcaacctaaagactccaaaggtctcctcaccactggtctcctaaaggggcgttcacatgacatcacatggatccaggaaatgcacaggcttgaatcagagaatcgtatatgagagtgagataaagcaggcgggttcttttccggtatccactttacgtcgggtgaacgtccctttagtagaccttcgattaggagaccttcgaggtcttgaggtagagaatgaatggagtccccttagcgctgtagatggcggtagtgcacgtcttgtgcaaacatcacgaaaagagaagaagaaggagggacaacgcccccttaggagaccaaattttgagcacacgcttttgcagtAAGTGGGCGtatttcgattcctctttattataaatccaacctctttgcttgaatcatcttactctactctactccactctccttGGCAAAACTCTTACCAGCAACAGGCGTTTCTCCACATTCATGGTTCTTGCTGCTCGTTCCCTGCTGACCTTCTGTTGAGCAGAGCTCGACCACTTGCACCGACAATCTCAAGGCCTTCAATGGATCTGCAGGGGATTGGCTCATCACAGAACTGATGACTGGGACCATGTCTGACATTTCATCTTCCTCCTGAAAATCACGAATGAAGTAGGCAACACAAATGAAGACAATTTGTTTAGAAAACTGTACACAATATGGCTTAATTTTCTCCTCGTTGGTCCACAATGTGTGTGTTGGGATATGAGAGTCTGTACAGTATTTTGTCTTTAATGTGACGGGACAGTAGATAGGTGGAACAGaactgagaagaggagagagtaatgcagtggtcaatgacgttttagtagtcgcacacatcagggtggtgcaaccacagctaatggcgCTATGTAATGGatgaagttattttttgttgtatttAGTGGAATATctaaagaagcatattcattgcaataTATTaatttacagctccaggcctttttattagaataccatgaaaaagttgatttatttccataattccatcaataatgttaaactgtcatggattgtagattcatggcccagttttttaactattccaatcattattttttttctttttatatacgttggccttccagctcaaaaaacccatgaattggggaattcgcattattagaatattgttataaaatcacatttttcttcatcaaaatccgggtcacattaaatcagttgaaatttggtactttctacataacatgcaatggtcaatacttggttaggacattctctgtcttcataatggccatgatgcgtttaacattgaagtcaatggcaaaaacagtgcatgggagttatggaagcccagatatccttgatgctttgctgtcagctgttcttgtttgttgacctggtaccccacacttcactcttcaatataccctgtagatttccatgccacgttttggcgctaactcaccagtttaattctaaataaccagaaatgaaaccccattgaaaatgaatggggtttaatttctgttgagttagaattaaactggtgagttaacaccaaaacgtggcatgaaaatcttcgggtatattgaagagggaagtgttgggcaccaggtcaacaaacaaaaacagctgacagcaaagcatatctggatatctgggcttccataactcccatgcactgtttttgccattgacttcaatgttaaacgcatcatggccattatgaagacagagaatgtcctaaccaagtattgaccattgcatgttatgtagaaagtaccaaatttcaactgatttaatgtgacccgaattttgatgaagaaaaatgtgattttataacaatattctaataatgcgaattccccaattcatgggttttttgagctggaaggccaacgtatataaaaagaaaaaaaataatgattggaatagttaaaaaactgggccatgaatctacaatccatgacagtttaacattattgatggaattatggaaataaatcaactttttcatggtattctaataaaaaggcctggagctgtattattaattatttttttgggcGCTAGCAGTGGTTGCACCACCTTATGTCTGTgcacccaatccccccccccccccccccctatgtaTGTCCCATGCATGTTGTTCAGGTACCAACTCATCCTCCAAAACGGTTCTGCACATCATGGGCTTGAACCGATCTATAATGATTACAAATTCCAACCCAAGGGTATTCAACATCTAACACCATCTTCACTATCCAATCACAATAaagcccctccccccaaaaaaaccctgaatgcaaTGTTGATAATTGCTTTAAAAACAAATGGTGACTTTACCTGATCAAGTTCAGCTTTAATGTCTGCAACTGAGGAGGAATTCTGCTCTGTGGGGAGGTCAGTCTCATCTACACAACAAGACAAGAACAGAGAcgacttaaataataataaaaaaaaacaattaaaaggaAAGCGAAAAGTTGTATTGTAGATTGTAGGCAACAAATTTAGACTGGTGTCGACCCGACTGTTCAATAAGAAGTTGTAAATTCATTGGCCAGGGGCCTTGTGTACAGGATCCTTCCGTACATCTCCTATTGAAACTTAACAGAAGAGAAGATCTAAAAGATACATTTGCACCTAAAAACTCAAAAGGCGTCAGTCTAGAACTATGCATAAAGAAGTTTTCATGCTGCTTCATGTAACATGTCCGATTACACTTGAAGTTATTaagtacacatgcactttttcatgttaTGTCAGTATAAGTACATATGAaaatatgtatgaaaaaaaatcacttggGGAGCTCTTGTgtgtagtaagattaacatctactagccatttggctggtgatgaatttAGTTAATTTCGCGCTCAttcctctgtgggtgtgtgtgtgtgtgtctgtgtgtgtgtgtgcgtgcgtgcgtgtgtgtgtgtgtgtgtgtgtgtgtgtgtgtgtgtacatcatacCTGACTGACTACATGGATATCCATCTTCAGCAGCTTCCTCTTTAACTGCAACAAGAACATTCTGCTGGACCCCGCGGATCTCTCCCTGGaaaacagtactgtactgtaataatgCAGATAAAAACTGTTTTTTTGATTGTGTGAGAGACAAATAAAGAAATGTAGCCAGCggaagttctgccaggaagactcaaatgTCACGTGcccattttgcagagccaatcagcgacTGCCATTTCTTGTTATAGTGACGtcacgtgtctaactctcctttcctGCAGCCCTCGGTGCGGACAGTCCAAAATCTCCTCCTCTATCGGTTAgacccccccccgcacacacacacacgttcatatggGCTTGCACAGTCATTTCCTggccctcccccgtctctctctctcaatcatttcctgtctgttgctttgttttgatgctttgttgttttgtcttgtgttttggtagtcttcctctttgtcttttgtgtttttcttttgtaaaTTTTAAcctgctgcctcttggccaggacgccctggaagaagagtcactgtgactcaacggAACCTTTCCgggttaaataaaggataaataaaaaaaataaaaagaaagaaatacagaaagaaggtgcgtgtgtgtgagagagaaagagagagagagataaagacataaaaacataaagaaagtgataaaaggtgtgtgtgtgcaggtgtgtgtgtgtgtgtgtgtgtgtgtgtgcaggtgtgcgtacCACCACAATATTGCTCAGGCTCTCCTCATCCAGCTGACACTCAGTCACTTTCGGAATCGTCCTGCGGGGTGATAGCAATGATATTAGTgatatattacactacattacacttagctgacacgtgTTATGCAGAGTTATTATCagtacagggtactggttacagtccctggagcagtgtgggggttaggttactcaagggcacctcagccatggagtgagatagggagtggaagtgcGCAAAGATTCATGTACAAAGACTTGCGTAGATTTCCTACTGAGAGGGTCtaatccaggggtgtcaaactcaaattgactgagggccaaaatcaaaatctggaacgaagtcgggggccgaactcaacaattattctaaaaaattgactaaaattgtgcatgcatgcacttcatactcatagtggactctttcccatcatatctgTCTGTTCAAatatgtctgcacatcctgtgatacagcaaatttcatgttcaaattgtgttatgctatacattaatggtgtacgtggtccaactgtaatacacatttgaaattatctccccgggccgaataaaatggctccgcgggccaaatttggcccccgggcctgagtttgacatccatgGTCTAAACTATACAAAAGGTGTAACcttattgcgtgtgtgtgccatgctcAGGCCAATGGGGTACACTAGTCTTCCCCCcaatcacacacatgctgtacctcagaattaatgatagcCAACGGTGTGGttgtcgacttcacttgtcaagcgATTTGTGTGTTGCGTGCGTACAAATGTGTAATTATTTGAACTACACGACAGAACTCGCATGTtggacgtgcagccacttaagctgtggtgcagcggtagggttggttGTGTGCCTTCAGCCTTGGTTCTCGTCAAAATACCTGAGGCGCACGTTGTAGCCAATCCAAACCTTCAAAATgtactgccatcatatgtgaaatccagaggacatgccaaacggaatcaggatttagcttgactcgctccattcactcccacTCAAAATGTTGCGAGTTACAGTCTAGCACCAAGGACCAGATGCAGAatggcgtgacttaggtgccacATAAGGCAAATCATGACAGACAAAGTAAATATGGAAGACTATAGGGGATGAagccatacctgtgtgtgtgcgtgtgtgtgtgtgtgtgtgtgtgtgtgtgtacctttgactTTTCTGGGGGCTCTGCAGCTGCCGTTTCAGGTCCCTCAGATCATTCTTCAGGACAGCAATATTCTGCAAAAAAACCCCCAACAATTACAGTATATACTGACTCTCATTCAATGTGCATTCACATACAGACTGtgatctctccctcctctattggtgtgacggaggtcttcctgcacctgttcgtccccctcgggacgcgaacctgcgacctcatcaactacatcggttcggaaatgggaggcacagtacggtACCCGCTgcactaaaggaccagtcctccagcccaacggcatcaacactgtatagcagagatactctagacagagataagtcattctagttcatttctggcatccactttctgtagggtgaacgcccctttaggagaccttcggttaggagaccttcggagtcctacggttgaaaatgaatgaagtccccttagcgctctagatggcggtagcgcacttctcgtgcaaacacctcaaaaatagaagaagaaggaggggacgcccccttaggagacccaacttgagcacacacttacttttgcattgggtgagaGGGGtttgaagcctctttattactccaccctctttggtatGAGGCTtgcgggagggaggtttactaacgttccacgtcaGTTAGTCTCCGTTGCATTATCATTCTCTCATTGTGTGCGTTCAAATATGAGACCTTGCTTCCTGcacttgtgctcgtggcctcgtaccaggaagtaatgtcatgatgacatcactgacaacagcattatatttcaatatcattttctcatttgcaattgggatggtgaatgaaaaacagtccaccaaaagttgttgtggctaggctgacagctgagaaactttattgttttctgcacaggggaggggccaggaggcggggcgaggccacaagcacaagtggaggaagcaaggttgcatattggaacgcactgaTTGTCTCATGACCTCTGTGAGTATATCGCTTTGTGTTAAACGCTTGAaggatccaaacacacacacacaccccttgtcaccagacaaggcaggcagctgcttggggccccaaagCCTAGATGATGATTAAAAGCTCACACTTTAAGCTACAGTACCAgtaatttgttatgaatgttcactctttttcattttttgcttggggccccagcttaccctagaatcgcctctgtacacacgcacgcacgcacacacacacacacacacacacacacacacacacacacacacacacacacacacacacacacacacacacacacctgtttggctTGTGTTAGCGAGTTGTCTTTGTCCTTCAGGCGTGTCTGTAGTTCCTCCACCTGGAACTTCAGCTGCCAGTTTGTCTCTGTTGTCTGTTCTGATGTCCGTGTGCTCCTTCCATTCCCACCAGCCACCCGCTCTTCCAGACGGTGGATTAACTTGCGCAGTCCCATGTTTCGCCGGAGCTCCCTCTGAttgacacaagcacacgcacgcgcgcgcacgcacgcacgcacgcacgcacacacgcacacacacacacacgcatacatcaaGACCGTTTGGTtcttgagtgcatcttaatatgggaccttgcctcctccactcgcttctcgtcatgatgacatcactgacaacagcattatatttcaatatcttgcaaaagctcaattgtagagtctttttctcgtttgcaattgttatggtgaatgaaaaacagtccctcaaaagttgttgtggctaggctgacagctgggaaactttatcgttttctccacggaggaggggccaggaggcggggcgaggagacaagcgcaagtggaggaggcaaggtcacatattaagacgcactccttgTTTGACAGGGGCAGCAATGAGATGGCAACCAGCCCCCCGATGCTCGCATGAGGCCAtgattacccacacacacacatgtagacaggcCATCAGACACTGGCTTGAAATATCTGTAAGATAGGAGTGGACACTTGCTTACCTGCAATGCTTCGGTGATGAATTGACTGGCCTTCTCAAGGTCACTGCAGGTTTGTTTATGGCTTTCACTGACAAAGTGGGAAATGTCTTTAATCTGCAAGCAAATACATCTAGATTAACATCAAGTGAATGATTCCAGTGTAgttcataggctactgtatttatgGCCTAATCAATGGACTGCCCCTACCTAGTTGGACACTTCTACTCATGAGATTTTCGGTCACGTTTTATTCTTCTGAGAAATAAATCTAAAAACTAATTGCCAACGCATAGTCAACAACATTCTGAGTCCTTACCAGGTCTTGACTCATTTGCTTGCCTTGTTAGCACCTCACCTCGCATTGAACATCAGCCCGCACAGCCTCAGCCAATGCTTGCTCCGCAACTTGTCTCTCGTATACCGCGTCGTCTACCCCCTCCTCCGGTTCGTCCGGTTCCTCCAAGTTCGAGCCCAATCCGCGAACCTTTTCTATATTGTGATCCGTGGCCATGTGTCGCCACAAGGCAGAGGTACCGGACTTGTGTCCGTTGTACACGAGTATTTTAGGGCACGAGTTACATTGAACGAACTCCAGTTCGTCTCCACTCCCGTCACAAACAACGGAGAAACTTTCCCATACCTCAGACCTGCCTTGCTTCGCTTTCGTCGTGTACAACCCCAGTTTGAGGTTCTTTTGTATCAGCTTCAACTCTGCCCGACTCATGTTGCTACCCTACAATTGGCCGCTATCCTGCCGTCAGTCACCAATGGAGATTTATAGATTAAGAattaatcatacacacacacactgactgtgtaCGTAAAATTCTGTTCAATGTTTACTCGTGGTGGTCCCAGGGAATAGTGGGTGGTCTTTCCTGTTTGTCCTCGTCCTCCTACTTCTTCGTCTTGGCGATTTATCCTTCGCTGACATCTAGCGCCACTCACTGGTTTGAAagacattctgacacacacacacacacacacacacacacacacacacacacacacacacacacacacacacacacacacacacacacacacacacacacacacacacacacacactttgactctGTTAGGCTGTATTCTCTATCATAGGCCTATaaaacattatatttcaatagcgGGCTTTAACACCTCCTTTCCCAACACCGTGGCCTGGTTGAAGTCAGCACCATCATCCGCCAGCTATTCCCCTCTTATCTGGTTCCTCTCATCACTGGACATTCAAACCATTGATAGgtgctgctgtgtcacaatgacaatgggagttgggagttcaATTCACTTcagaaggggtatcccaattcgtagcggttgcgtttcaagccctgcaccttacagcttcgttggaaagcacaaggggcatggggaaggcgcaggggtagagattagtaatcgTAAAGGCGGCCCAAAGAAAGTGCCCAGGCACCCTTACACATGATACATATGGTAGGATATTGATTTGTCCATTCAGCATCTTCTAGTGAAGCTCCCTAGTCCTGCCTCCCCAACACCCACTCCCACCCACCCTTCAGGGCTCATGGAAGTTTTTGAAATattttaaataatatattttattgaatttcacaaacaatcTTAAGCTTACATCAACAGGATCATGAATGAAGATGTGGCGTCAGTTGCGTAACAAAATGTTGATTTATAATACAGAACAAAGACCCCACCCATACTTCCTAAATCTAGACAAGGTAAAAGACAAAatggaaatgaaaaataaaaaaaactaaattgaAATAAATTATGTCAAACTATTCAGAAATTCATAATATCAAGGGTACGTGTACAGAGTGTGTGAAATATAAACAGTAccaaaataaaatacataaaattaCAGTGGTGTTTTTGAGACTCCTTTGTGAAAGGCTGCGTGTGATAGTGACGGCGTTGCCAAATACTTTCATGTACAAGCTTTCCTGCTGAAAGAAAGCAGGGCGAGCACAGGGGTGTTCCTAGTTACCCAACTCCctgtgcaacacaaacacacgcacgcacacacacacgcacgcacacacacacgcacacgcacacacacgcaacggcAACACAAATAAATAATTAAGGACCGTGCAAGTGAGACCGTTTTTTAATGACTCTTCGAAAGGAACCAGCTAGCCACCATGATCTGGATctggtccaaaaaaaaaagataaatgccATCTCTAGTAGAAAACATTTAGCTTCACTTGGGGACGCTTTTCTCCATACTcttaaaatgttcatgacatgaaACTGAAAGTCAAAATGATGGTGTGAGGAAATAGcatcatccattcattcatttaaaagCAACAGAACCCCACCTGGACTAGTGAATGCGGAAAAAGAGTCGACCCAAACATCTGTTACAGTAAGATAAACCAAACTCTGCCCACCCGGCCAATgcaaggagtgtgctcaaatttggtctcctaagggggcgttgtcccctctttcttcttgtctttctgtggcatttggtgacggcttgcatgaactccattcattctcaacaaTCTCCTCTCCTATACGCATAAGGGCCGTTGTTCACCTGACATcatatggatccaggaaatgcacgggcttgaagtatcttactcttaTGGAAGATGTTTGGTCAATCTTTAACGTTCATTCAGGGAGAACAACCAACCAATGCTTTTGTTTAGAAAAATGTAGGTATTCCATTGGCTGCCACTTGCTGCCGTTTACCACCGAACCTTATCATGGATCATAAAATTttttgctgaagttcaacttctcttttgatgCCTGTGACACCTGGAGCGCTTTTTAAGCTTTCACCATTTCTGCTGCTTGCTCTTCCACACAAagtacaatgtaatgtactgtagtgcaACACTACAtgcagtgctctaaattaacaccagccaactggtcaaatgctgatgaaatttcagtttggctggtagaaaagaccgacTTACTAGCAGCcactgacccattagtgagtgtggtTGACTAATAGTGGTATTCATATCTCCAagccattttggttggtggtgcaaaaagttaatttaggaccGTTCTTATATCGGCCTCCTAGGTTTCTCACAATATCAACTAATTTGTTATTTcaccgccacctacaggatatTTGGTGTATCGCCTTGCTCGTTGGCCAGGGTgttatatacaaaccccaactccgatgaagttgggacgtttggtaaacagtgaataaaatcaaaatgctatcattttcaaaacattcaatctattcattagatggagaatagtgaaaagacaacatattaagtgttaaaaccgagaaaaaatattgttttgggggacatatgtactcatttctaagttgataaatccaacacgtctcaaaagagttgggacggggatcagtgaaatttagtaaacatccaaataagataaaacaacaaagaagaacatttcaaaatgaattgtactgacggacaatataggtgtccaggtataagatcatcacagagaggctgagtcactcagaattaaagatgcaaagggaataattaccatagttattacatacatttttgaattctctttgatttaccacgattgagtgtatataagacatatgtttgttaataaaatcattgtataggttcatgacatcatgaaatatatattggctgtagtctcactctaattcctggagtgctagagctattaaaaattgaccatattaagaatgcttaatgcatgaaaatgatacagggggttaacattctcctaagcacctgagctcacttgaaatagacccagaagacatgggaaactgtcctttgcttacagaagtcagcagaagttgtagaagtccattctttttgacaataatagagcattgcacatcctgtgctacagtggaaatggaccatccaacttgtgttagtgctagcttcaaaagtcagcctccatgatggcatgcggatgcagtagtgcattggttaagatgttctcactcatctgtagagttaaatacagtgctgaatggtataaattggttttaaacagcatgaaaagccactcatgcattatattttgaagggagatcttcgattact contains:
- the LOC134464283 gene encoding zinc finger protein 239-like, which translates into the protein MSRAELKLIQKNLKLGLYTTKAKQGRSEVWESFSVVCDGSGDELEFVQCNSCPKILVYNGHKSGTSALWRHMATDHNIEKVRGLGSNLEEPDEPEEGVDDAVYERQVAEQALAEAVRADVQCEIKDISHFVSESHKQTCSDLEKASQFITEALQRELRRNMGLRKLIHRLEERVAGGNGRSTRTSEQTTETNWQLKFQVEELQTRLKDKDNSLTQAKQNIAVLKNDLRDLKRQLQSPQKSQRTIPKVTECQLDEESLSNIVVGEIRGVQQNVLVAVKEEAAEDGYPCSQSDETDLPTEQNSSSVADIKAELDQEEDEMSDMVPVISSVMSQSPADPLKALRLSVQVVELCSTEGQQGTSSKNHECGETPVAGVAEKGPEVQIPKPTAVSETAVVDNNGRPYKCSHGGEGSPEKASQREHTRDVHTEDESEPEQVQEQQQQQQLSGRRTSLRKNRGRRVTTSANADAAHKHTDAGEKRHQCPDCGKAFQYVGGLTAHRRVHTGERPYACAQCGKSFTQVGNLRNHQLIHTGEKPHQCTICGKRFRQLGGLRVHLLTHTADPRKRPSKRCKKCGKACLNAQHLAAHMRIHTGEKPFECGKCGESFRHLGSATRHQQMCGALK